The genomic stretch AATTGAAGAGGTCTTCGAGAAGGCGGAAAAACTAAAGGCCGGAGTATAACCTAATGGCAAAGAATTTCAAATTAACGATCGTTACCCCTGAGAAAATCATCTACGATGGCGAGGTGTCCTCCATCATAGCCCCTGGAGATGTGGGATACCTCGGAATCCTTGCCGATCATGCACCTATAATTACAAGCCTTACAACAGGTAAACTTGAGGTAACCGATCCAAATGGCATAAAAAACATCACGATGATCAGCGGAGGGTTCATGGAAGTGGTTAATAATACCGCCACAATCCTTGTAGATTCAACACCTCAGGCTGGACCGGCATAAGCGTACTCTGCTGACCTTTTCCATTCAGGAATTATGGCAACTATCGGGGAAATAACAGTAATAAAAACAGAGGCACTTTCATTTAACATACCCACTGAAAATCCTGTCCGTAATACAACGCTCATAGACTCTCCGGAGAAGATAAACAAAGATGTCTTGCATGAATTCAACGCCAGAATAAGGCAGGTTAACCTGATTACCCTGAATCGGAAGAAATGGCCTACCACAATCAGCAACTTTGACAACGAATTTATACATGTTATTGCACCTCAGGGATTTAAGATCTTTATAGGAGAACTTGTAATCGTGGAATTTCCGACTGACAATAACAACTTTATTATCCAGACCATTCAGCATAAGTATGCCATCCAGAGGACAGACAATAGGACAATGTCAACAGTACTTAGCCTTAAATTCCTCGATCCGAGAATGGATAAGCGGTATACAGCGCCGGAAAATATAAATGCTGGTTACGTAATAATAGACAACAATGCCTGCTGGCTTACAGATAACAGGTATTTTATGGCCAGGAAAACGGGTTACAGAACAGGGGGGGAAAAGTGTGTTGCTGTTCATGAAACATTTGGGTTTAAAAATGGATCAAATACAGCCGGAGCTGAGGATATTTCATTCCTCGATAAAGAGATACATGAGTTAAAGAACGATATGCAGCAGGCTGACATGGATAACATATCCACGGGAGGATGTTCAATCAGTGTGGCTGATAAAGATTTAAAACCCGGGTCTTTGCTGTTTTTATCTGTGACCCTGACACTTAAAGGTATAATGTATAAATTCAACAGTCTTGAACTTTTAATGTTTGCAACTGTTAAAAATATAAGACCCGCTGATGAATACTGCAAATATGGACTTAAATTCGTTAAACACCTGGATAATAATACCCTGCATGATTTTTTTGAGATCTGGTCCAGCCAGGAACATCCTATTTCGAACTCTTCACATCCCATATCTCCTCAGCATACTCCCTGATTGTTCGGTCGCTGGAGAATTTACCCATCCCGGCCACATTAATGATTGACTTCCTTGTCCACTCATCCGGGTCAATATACAGAGAAGATACCCTTTCCTGACAACTCACGTAGCCTGCATAGTCGGCAAGGATCATATATTTATCAACCTCAAGCAGATTCCGTACTAACCCATGGAATCTGTCGCCGCACCATGGGGTAAAAAACCCAGTGGCTATCATATCAATAATCCTGGCAAGCTCCTGGTTTGACTGATAATATGAACGGGGGCTGTACCCGTTTCGCCTTAACTCTTCAACCTCTCCGGCCTGAAGGCCAAAGACGAATATATTTTCATCTCCAATCTCTTCCTTCATCTCTATATTTGCCCCATCAAGGGTGCATATTGTAAGCGCGCCATTGAGCGCCAGCTTCATGCACCCTGTGCCGGAAGCCTCCGTCCCTGCTGTGGATATCTGCTCAGAGACATCGGCTGCAGGCATAATCCTCTCTGCAAGGGAAACATTGTAATTTGGCAGGAAGACCACTTTGATACGGTCATCTATGGACGGATCATTATTAATGATATCTGCAACTGAATTAATTAGCGCTATAATATCCTTTGCGGTCTTATAGCCTGGGGCGGCCTTGCCGCTGTAAATGAATGTCCGGGGCACAAAATCATCTGCATACGATGTCTTAAGTCTGTTATATAAGGTTATGACATGAAGGATATTTAATAACTGTCTCTTGTATTCATGAATCCTCTTGACATGGACATCAAATACTGAAGCAGGATTGACGCTCACTCCCGTCATACCGTGTATAACAGATGTCAGCGCTTCTTTATTGTTCCGCTTGATTCGCCACCACTCCTCCCTGAAACCGGCATCATTCACGAATAATCCAAGTTTCCTGAGCGCATACAGGTCTGTAATCCACTTGTCACCAATCCCGGAGCTTATGAGTCCGGAAAGCTCTTTGTTAATCTTCCTGAGCCAGACCCGCTGGCTTATGCCATTGGTCTTATTTGTAAATTTGCCAGGATAGAATTCATGAAAATCACGGAATATATCATTCTTTAGAATCTCAGTATGTATCCCTGCAACACCATTTACCTTGTTGCTCCCTATGATAGCAAGATTGGCCATCCTGACCCTCTTCTCTCCGGCCTCGTCTATTACAGACATCCTTTTTAAACGATCCGTATCACCAGGATAGCGGTGGTAGACATTCTTTAGAAAATTATGATTTATCCCATAGATTATATCCATATGCCGGGGAAGGACTTTTTCCATGAAGGTGACCGGCCATGTCTCAAGCGCCTCGGGAAGCACAGTATGATTCGTGTAATTTATAGTTCTCCCTGTAATATCCCATGCCTTGTCCCAGTCAAGTCCTTCAATGTCAATCAGTATCCTCATGAGTTCGGCAACAGCAAGCGACGGATGTGTATCATTTAACTGTATGGCAATCTTATCCGGAAACTCATCAAATGAACTGTGGTGATTCCTGTACCTCCTGAAAATGTCCTGAAGCGTTGCTGATACAAGGAAGTATTCCTGCCTTAGCCTTAGTTCCTTACCCTCAGGAGATGTGTCATCGGGATAGAGTATCTTTGATATATTCTCTGCATTATTTTTCTTTTCAACCGCCTTAATATAATTGCCATTATTAAAATACTCAAGGTCGAAATCCCTGCTTGATTTGGCAGTCCAGAGCCTGAGATTATTAACAGACCTGCAGCCGAAGCCAGGCACAGGGATGTCATAAGCCATGGCCATTACCTCATCGCAATCAACCCATTCCTGTCTGGTTTTACCATTACCGGCAGCAAACTCACGTACACTGCCATAAAATTTTACCGTATAAAGAAATTCAGGCCTGGGAAATTCCCACGGATTACCGTACCTGAGCCAGTTGTCCGGATGCTCTATCTGTTGAAAATCCTTTATCTTTTGATGAAACATTCCGTACTCGAACCGTATCCCGTAGCCGTATCCGGGTATGCCCATGGTTGCCATGGAATCAAGGAAACATGCTGCCAGTCTGCCAAGACCGCCGTTGCCAAGGCCGGCCTCATTCTCAACATCAAATATCTCATTGAGATCAAGGCCAAGCTCCTTTAAAACATTCCTTAACTCATCCTCCATCCCTGTATTTAAGAGACTGTTTGCCAGTGTCTTCCCAATCAGGAATTCCATTGAAAGATAATATACCCTCTTGGCATCTTCAAAGTGGTATGACCTGTGAGTCGCAAGCCATTTCTCCATCAGATAATCCCTTACAGTATAGACCACCGCTGAAAACCAGTCCCTCTTTGTAGCTGAATATACGTCCTTTCCGAGGGTATAGTGGAGATGCCTCAGAACTGATTCCTTAACACTATACGTTCTTTTTTTCAAACCTTTTTCTCCAGGGCATCCCGTTCCAGAGATGACAGAACAGATTGCTCCTTTTGCGGCTGATCTGAATTATCTACTGTATGCGGGACGTTAGATGAAATTGAACCTTTAACCACCTCACATAATATATTGTATTCTCTCTGTAAGGCAATCAAAATATCACCGGTCTCGGCAAAATCGCTCCTCTGCATGTCATTCGAAATTTTGGCAAGGACACGGGAAAAATGCTCGGCCCCCAGGCTGCCGGCCCCACCCTGCAGTCTCTGCAGGAGGAATAGCAGGTCGTCATTCTTTTTGTCTTTTATAAGCACCGGAGCTTCCTGAATGACCGCTGAAGTATTCTGAATCAGTGTATCCAGCATCTCTTCATATGCATCCAATTCGATCTTTAACCGCACCATTATCCTGTCCCTGTCAGCGAGTGGAGGACCGGCAAAGCGCAGGGCATTTCCGATCTTCTCCAGCAAAACAACGCCGTCTATTGGTTTTAGCAAATAATCACTTATTCCCATTTTGCCTGAACGAACTACGGATTCCCGTAATCTGTCTCCGGAGCATATTATGACAGGTATGCAGTTAAGGCCCGGCCTCTTGTGAATAAGTTCGAGTAGGTCCAGGCCATTCATATCAGGCAACATTACATCCAGTATCATCAGCATGACGGCCTCACCTGCTTCCATAAACTCAAGAGCCTTTTTTGCTGAAGGCGCAACGAGAGTCTGATACCCTCCTTTCCGGAGAATCCTGGATATCAGCGTTGAGGAAATCATATCATCATCTACAATCAATATTCTCATGTCCGCATCTCCTAACAGGATTTTATTCTGCCTCCTGATCCAATTGTAACAATGAGCGCACCTTCTCAACTTCAACTTTGATGTTTTCATAATGATACTGCACCTTCTCAAGTTCTCCTTCTCTTGCAGCAGACTCCGCCTGCAGGGCTCCGTGCTGAACATTAACAGCCCCGACATTAGCAGCCGCCCCTTTAACCGAGTGGGCTATCTGCCTTGCCAGCTCCATGTCAGCGGACTCAATGGCCTCTCCCAGTTTAACCATCTGGCCGGCAACATTCTCAGAAAACAGTTGAACCAGTTCCTTTAACAGCTCCTCATCACCGCCCAGGCGATTCAACGCACCGGTCTTGTCAAATACTTCATTTGACAACGTTGCCTGCCGGTTTTCTTCCCTGTAATCCTGATTTTGCTCCTGTCTCTCTCCCTGTTTTACATACCACACGTCAAGAATCCTGACCAGGTCCCCCATCTTTATCGGTTTGATGATACAATCATTCATGCCTGCCTCAAGACAACGCTCCCGTTCTCCCTCCATTGCATTGGCTGTCACAGCTATGATAGGAATACGGTTAAACGATTCATTGCTTCGCCTGATCTCTGTGGATGCCTCGTATCCATCAATCTCAGGCATGTGACAATCCATCAAAACCATATCGTATTGATCACGACGAATCTTGTCTAAAGTCTCCTTTCCATTGCATGCGATATCCACCCTGCACCCGAGCTTATTCAGCATATGATAAATTACCTTCTGGTTTACGGCATTATCTTCTGCAACAAGGATGACGGGCTGACCCGGGACCTGCATCCATACAGCCGGACCTTTCCTGTTGTTTTCATCAGGCATCTGAGATTCGACAGGCAGCCTGACGTTAAACCAGAATATAGAACCTTTTCCAGGGTCGCTATCCACACCAATCTCCCCGCCCATCAGGGTGAGCAGTTGTTTACATATCGCCAGGCCAAGTCCGCTCCCGCCATAGCGTCGTGACATGGATGTATCCGCCTGAGTAAATTTGTCAAAAATGTAATCCAATTTATCCGCCGCTATACCTATACCCGTATCTTCCACGCTAATCCTGAAACCCTTCACATTTTCATTCCCATCACTACATTCCACCTTCACAAGGACGTACCCCTTCTGGGTAAATTTTATGGCATTTCCTGCCATATTGGTAATTAACTGCTGAAGCCGCACCGGGTCTCCGCTGACATACCTTGGGACATCAGGAGGGTATTGAACAACAAATCTTAATCCTTTATCAGCGGCATTCACCGACAGCAAGGAATAGACATCATCAACAATCTGCTTGAGATCCAGTGGTACTGATTCTAAATCCAGTCTCCCTGCCTCAATCTTCGAAAAATCAAGTATGTCATTGATAATTGTCAACAGGGCATCAACAGAACGGCATATAGTCATCGCATAGTTCCGCTGCTCATTAGTAAGTTCTGTATTCAGCAGAAGTTCCGACATCCCTGCCACGCCATTCATGGGTGTTCGTATCTCATGACTCATGTTCGCCAGGAAATCGCTCTTTGCCTGAGCCGCCTGTTGTGCTGTGGTTCTTGCTATATCAAGTTCGTTGACAAGATGGGAAAGGTTTGAGCCGTTATCCTCAAGTGCGTCTCTCGCAATTATCAGATCCTGCGCGTACCGGTCGCGCTCTTCCATAAGCACCTGATGATTGATAATGCTGGCCATGGTCTTTCTTACCATATCCAGAAAGATATCTTTATGAATGCCAGGTTCATGACCCTGCGTCATGTAAAGGATCATATCTGCAATAACCCTCCCGTCAGATAAAACAGGGACATGATAATGCCCGTATGCGGCCGCTCCATTATTCTCATTTCGCTGGCAGCTGCATATACTATCTGAAAACTCTATATTGCCTGTGATTGCCGCTCGGCCGCAAGGACACTCGCCGCATGAAGTCCTCGTGCAAATGACTGATATTGAATCCTGGAGATACCTCTTTGCCTTCAAGGCACGGGTTCCGTCCTCACTCAGCAGAAAAATTCCGCCCATGGGCACTGTCTTCATCCATGGAACGGATAGAATCACATTCAGGGCCTGATCCAGTTGCTCATCCTGTGCTCCACCTTCAAGAGGTATACGAAGAAGTTCGTTCAATATGCCCTGAGTCTGGTATGCCCTCTCGATCTGCTCCTCACGGCTCTTGATATCAATGGTCATCTGATTAAAGCCACAGGCAAGGCTGTTCAGCTCTTTATACGGAGGTGGATTTACATGACTCGAATAATCCCCATCTCTGACCCTCTGGATCGCCGTAGTCAATGCCGTAATTGGAGTGAGAAATCTCTCAACCAGCAACATCCCGACAACCATGGCGAATCCTGCCACGGCAATAACAATAATAATAATTGATGACATTATGTGTGTAATTGGTCCAGTAATAATTTCTGCCGGTATCTCTGAAATGACACCCCATCCGACAGGCTCGACAATGGTTACGACGCCAAAAACCTCCTTACCCTGAAGCCCCACATACTTCTCTGTTCCAGACCATTGCCGGCGGGCTAACATTGACTGAATAGGTTTTATATCAGAAAACAGTATGCCCGGGGAATAACTGATTCCGTCCGGGGCCTTAAGCAACCTGCCTGATGAGTCTACAAGATATGAGAACACACCGGAACGGGTAAATGATAATTTTATATCCTCCCAGAACATATCAGAATCAATTGTTGTAAGCAGTATCCTTTCAGGATGATCTGACGGCCCCATAGGGATAGCAATGTAGTTATGCATCTCCTGAAAACTGCCTGACGGGGCCGGTCCCACATATGTTCTACCGGCAAGCGGCACTGAGACCTCAGGACAGGATGGGCATGGAATATAATGGGTAGCGTCAGCATGGCTGGTACTATCATTAGTTAACAGTACTCTTCCGTCCCTGTTTAAGATACTGATTGAATCAATAAAAGGCTCTTTACTTAAAACAGCCTTAAGATCTTGCCTCATCTGCACAGGGTCGTTCGTCAGAATAATTGAACCGCTGGTAGTCTCAAGAACAGATATGAGACGGGCGATTTTATTCTCAATATCATTACCTGTCGCCAAAACAGCCTGTTTTTCACTGAGAAGTCTGTTTTCCAGCATCAGCGACTTCAGCCTTATCCCTAAAAGCAGAGAAATTATAGCTACGGGCATGATGATAATGAAAAGAATCAATCCGTACCAGAACCTCCTGAGAGAGGGGTGTGTCTTATTATCTTTGGCAATATCAGACATTCTAATGCGTATCAAGCTTATAGATTTGCAAAGCTTTTATCGGCCAACATTCTAATTTAGTTAGGAATGCGTTAAAAATACCAGATTGGCGTTATTCTTCGTGTGCAAAACTTTTAATTATATACCCGCCGGACTTTTCGTCGAACTCAAGTTCAAGGAGCTTGAGGCTCTGAGCTGCTTCGAGCATTTTACCGAAAGTTTGAAATCCGTGATATGCCTCGCTGAAACCAGGGTTGCGGCGCTTGATGGCCTGTTTTACCATAGAGCCCCACACCTTCTCTTCCTCTCCCCGTTCCTCAAACAGGGCTTCCACGGTCTCCATAACCAGATCCAGGCCTTCCTGTCTCCGCTCTTCCTTGGACTTGGCAACTGTTCTGGGTGCAGTCTTTTGCTTTGAACGCAGGAGCCTGGCCTGACGCCGTTTATCAGTCCCCCGCACCAGGTCGTCATAGAAAATAAACTCATCACAGTTGGATATAAGCAGGTCAGACGTTGCCTTTTTTACACCAACGCCGATGACGATCTTATTATTCTCACGAAGTTTGCTGACCAGCGCCGAGAAATCGGAATCTCCGCTGATTATGACGAACGTGTCAACGTGAGCCTTCGTATAGCACAGATCAAGGGCATCCACAACCATCCGGATATCTGCGGAATTCTTCCCTGACTGGCGTACATGAGGGATTTCTATCAACTCAAACGCCGCCTCATGCATTGTCTTTTTGAAATCCTTATAGCGTTCCCAGTCACAATAGGATTTCTTGACTACTATACTCCCCTTGAGAAGGAGGCGCTCAAGCACCTTCTGGATATCAAACGCCTCATATTTGGCATCGCGCACCCCGATTGCGATATTTTCAAGGTCACAAAACAATGCCATATTTTCTGTTTTTGATTTAACGGTCATTATAACCTGCTTTAATGTTTGATTGTTTTATACCACATGACAATCAGATATTCAAACATTATCATACTTTCATGTCAGTAACGCTTTATATCGGAATAGCATTGATATTTCCTTTACTTTTTCCACATATTCAATAATAATGAGTGATAATTTTATCTATTATAATTTAATGGAGATTACATGAAATATCTTATTAAATTTGTGAATACATTTTTTGCCGGGCTGGTTGTTACGGCTCTTCTGCTGCCGGCATACTCGTTTGCAGAATGTCCGCCTCAGGTCAAAATAATTTCCTCAACACCTGCTGACAGGGCAAAGGGGGCAGATCCATCTGCTCCAATTATAATAGTATGGGATAAGACGACTTACACACTTCCTGCAGGCATCCTCGACTACAAACCCATGCTCGAATCCATAAACATTGCAGGAGGAAGGTACAAACTGGGCGCACTGCTTACTACAGAATGGGGGGCAGGAGGAAAAGTCGCCTGGGATGGCGACAGGGAGACCATAGCACCGGAAGCGCCGCTTGAAACAGGGACCCAATACAAGCTCTGGACCTATTCCTACACATCAGGAACTGAGAAATGCCCGCCTTACGGTGGTGAAATTGTATTTGTCACAGCAGGAGAACCTCCCCAGGATAATAATCCTGTGAGGAAGATTGATATATCAGCAATATATCATGGCAACGACGAGGGTACAGGCAAAATAGAGGGTGAGATTACCGCTATCCATGATGAGTTAAAGCTGATGACTGTAAAAGAGAGTTTTATGAAAAGCATAAATATCATTCTATATGACGGTCTGATGGTAATGAGAAACGGCGGTTTTGCCATGCAGGCAAACCTCAGGGTTGGGGATAAAATAACCGGTGACTTCATGGGCGGCCGGTTATACATGATTACTGCAACTGGCGGTCAATAGCGATGTCTCAAATCAGGGGAATCAAAGGTGTCAAAGACG from Nitrospirota bacterium encodes the following:
- a CDS encoding glycogen/starch/alpha-glucan phosphorylase, encoding MSGTGCPGEKGLKKRTYSVKESVLRHLHYTLGKDVYSATKRDWFSAVVYTVRDYLMEKWLATHRSYHFEDAKRVYYLSMEFLIGKTLANSLLNTGMEDELRNVLKELGLDLNEIFDVENEAGLGNGGLGRLAACFLDSMATMGIPGYGYGIRFEYGMFHQKIKDFQQIEHPDNWLRYGNPWEFPRPEFLYTVKFYGSVREFAAGNGKTRQEWVDCDEVMAMAYDIPVPGFGCRSVNNLRLWTAKSSRDFDLEYFNNGNYIKAVEKKNNAENISKILYPDDTSPEGKELRLRQEYFLVSATLQDIFRRYRNHHSSFDEFPDKIAIQLNDTHPSLAVAELMRILIDIEGLDWDKAWDITGRTINYTNHTVLPEALETWPVTFMEKVLPRHMDIIYGINHNFLKNVYHRYPGDTDRLKRMSVIDEAGEKRVRMANLAIIGSNKVNGVAGIHTEILKNDIFRDFHEFYPGKFTNKTNGISQRVWLRKINKELSGLISSGIGDKWITDLYALRKLGLFVNDAGFREEWWRIKRNNKEALTSVIHGMTGVSVNPASVFDVHVKRIHEYKRQLLNILHVITLYNRLKTSYADDFVPRTFIYSGKAAPGYKTAKDIIALINSVADIINNDPSIDDRIKVVFLPNYNVSLAERIMPAADVSEQISTAGTEASGTGCMKLALNGALTICTLDGANIEMKEEIGDENIFVFGLQAGEVEELRRNGYSPRSYYQSNQELARIIDMIATGFFTPWCGDRFHGLVRNLLEVDKYMILADYAGYVSCQERVSSLYIDPDEWTRKSIINVAGMGKFSSDRTIREYAEEIWDVKSSK
- a CDS encoding response regulator translates to MRILIVDDDMISSTLISRILRKGGYQTLVAPSAKKALEFMEAGEAVMLMILDVMLPDMNGLDLLELIHKRPGLNCIPVIICSGDRLRESVVRSGKMGISDYLLKPIDGVVLLEKIGNALRFAGPPLADRDRIMVRLKIELDAYEEMLDTLIQNTSAVIQEAPVLIKDKKNDDLLFLLQRLQGGAGSLGAEHFSRVLAKISNDMQRSDFAETGDILIALQREYNILCEVVKGSISSNVPHTVDNSDQPQKEQSVLSSLERDALEKKV
- a CDS encoding response regulator; its protein translation is MSDIAKDNKTHPSLRRFWYGLILFIIIMPVAIISLLLGIRLKSLMLENRLLSEKQAVLATGNDIENKIARLISVLETTSGSIILTNDPVQMRQDLKAVLSKEPFIDSISILNRDGRVLLTNDSTSHADATHYIPCPSCPEVSVPLAGRTYVGPAPSGSFQEMHNYIAIPMGPSDHPERILLTTIDSDMFWEDIKLSFTRSGVFSYLVDSSGRLLKAPDGISYSPGILFSDIKPIQSMLARRQWSGTEKYVGLQGKEVFGVVTIVEPVGWGVISEIPAEIITGPITHIMSSIIIIVIAVAGFAMVVGMLLVERFLTPITALTTAIQRVRDGDYSSHVNPPPYKELNSLACGFNQMTIDIKSREEQIERAYQTQGILNELLRIPLEGGAQDEQLDQALNVILSVPWMKTVPMGGIFLLSEDGTRALKAKRYLQDSISVICTRTSCGECPCGRAAITGNIEFSDSICSCQRNENNGAAAYGHYHVPVLSDGRVIADMILYMTQGHEPGIHKDIFLDMVRKTMASIINHQVLMEERDRYAQDLIIARDALEDNGSNLSHLVNELDIARTTAQQAAQAKSDFLANMSHEIRTPMNGVAGMSELLLNTELTNEQRNYAMTICRSVDALLTIINDILDFSKIEAGRLDLESVPLDLKQIVDDVYSLLSVNAADKGLRFVVQYPPDVPRYVSGDPVRLQQLITNMAGNAIKFTQKGYVLVKVECSDGNENVKGFRISVEDTGIGIAADKLDYIFDKFTQADTSMSRRYGGSGLGLAICKQLLTLMGGEIGVDSDPGKGSIFWFNVRLPVESQMPDENNRKGPAVWMQVPGQPVILVAEDNAVNQKVIYHMLNKLGCRVDIACNGKETLDKIRRDQYDMVLMDCHMPEIDGYEASTEIRRSNESFNRIPIIAVTANAMEGERERCLEAGMNDCIIKPIKMGDLVRILDVWYVKQGERQEQNQDYREENRQATLSNEVFDKTGALNRLGGDEELLKELVQLFSENVAGQMVKLGEAIESADMELARQIAHSVKGAAANVGAVNVQHGALQAESAAREGELEKVQYHYENIKVEVEKVRSLLQLDQEAE
- the atpC gene encoding ATP synthase F1 subunit epsilon, with the translated sequence MAKNFKLTIVTPEKIIYDGEVSSIIAPGDVGYLGILADHAPIITSLTTGKLEVTDPNGIKNITMISGGFMEVVNNTATILVDSTPQAGPA
- a CDS encoding PilZ domain-containing protein, yielding MATIGEITVIKTEALSFNIPTENPVRNTTLIDSPEKINKDVLHEFNARIRQVNLITLNRKKWPTTISNFDNEFIHVIAPQGFKIFIGELVIVEFPTDNNNFIIQTIQHKYAIQRTDNRTMSTVLSLKFLDPRMDKRYTAPENINAGYVIIDNNACWLTDNRYFMARKTGYRTGGEKCVAVHETFGFKNGSNTAGAEDISFLDKEIHELKNDMQQADMDNISTGGCSISVADKDLKPGSLLFLSVTLTLKGIMYKFNSLELLMFATVKNIRPADEYCKYGLKFVKHLDNNTLHDFFEIWSSQEHPISNSSHPISPQHTP
- a CDS encoding NYN domain-containing protein, producing the protein MTVKSKTENMALFCDLENIAIGVRDAKYEAFDIQKVLERLLLKGSIVVKKSYCDWERYKDFKKTMHEAAFELIEIPHVRQSGKNSADIRMVVDALDLCYTKAHVDTFVIISGDSDFSALVSKLRENNKIVIGVGVKKATSDLLISNCDEFIFYDDLVRGTDKRRQARLLRSKQKTAPRTVAKSKEERRQEGLDLVMETVEALFEERGEEEKVWGSMVKQAIKRRNPGFSEAYHGFQTFGKMLEAAQSLKLLELEFDEKSGGYIIKSFAHEE